The Thermoanaerobaculia bacterium genome window below encodes:
- a CDS encoding GNAT family N-acetyltransferase produces the protein MFRIIPEGDHFAEYVLLRDGQTLQLRTATPDDIPAVEAFMRTVSRQSLALRFLGAVAEVSRSVIVTMCAGDPRDSLCLLAVAGPAESPRIAGLGNYVATGAGGGRAEVAFLVHDDFQGRGISTLLLERLAGIAAANGFLGFEAEVLSENQAMINVFRDSGFEVVQAFGGSGVVHVRFPVGGPASLRERVELRDRVAAANSLLPFFRPRSVAVIGASRDPAAIGSMIFRAILRGNFAGTVYPVNRQATSVHGVRAFPSVRDLPEAPELAIVAVPAEGVLEVAREALTAGSRALLVLTSGFAESGPAGAARQAELVDVVRSHGARLIGPNCLGLMNTDPEVRLNASLAPETAPRGRIGFFAHSAALGIVILNYAAERGLGFSTFVSAGNRADVSGNDLLQFWEEDPSTDIAVLYLETFGNARRFARIARRLAHRKPVLCVKSARSRAGRDVARAHIAAGEPEFNAAQSDTNADVLFRQAGVIRADTIEEMFDLAVLLANQPLPRG, from the coding sequence ATGTTCAGGATCATTCCCGAAGGAGACCATTTCGCCGAGTACGTCCTGCTCCGGGACGGACAGACGCTGCAGCTCCGGACCGCCACGCCGGACGACATCCCGGCGGTCGAGGCGTTCATGCGGACCGTGTCGCGGCAGAGCCTCGCCCTTCGGTTCCTCGGAGCCGTCGCGGAAGTCTCCCGGTCCGTGATCGTGACCATGTGCGCGGGCGATCCTCGCGACAGCCTCTGTCTTCTCGCGGTCGCCGGACCGGCCGAGAGCCCTCGGATCGCGGGACTCGGCAACTACGTCGCGACGGGCGCCGGCGGCGGACGGGCGGAGGTCGCGTTCCTCGTCCACGACGACTTCCAGGGACGCGGGATCAGCACGCTCCTCCTCGAGCGGCTGGCCGGGATCGCCGCGGCCAACGGGTTCCTCGGGTTCGAGGCGGAGGTGCTCTCGGAGAACCAGGCGATGATCAACGTCTTTCGCGACTCCGGATTCGAGGTCGTGCAGGCGTTCGGGGGCTCGGGCGTCGTCCACGTGCGTTTTCCCGTCGGCGGCCCGGCGTCGCTCCGCGAGCGCGTCGAGCTGCGCGACCGCGTCGCGGCGGCGAACTCGCTCCTCCCGTTCTTCCGGCCGCGCTCGGTCGCGGTGATCGGCGCCTCCCGCGATCCGGCCGCGATCGGCAGCATGATCTTTCGGGCGATCCTCCGCGGGAATTTCGCGGGGACGGTCTATCCGGTCAACCGGCAGGCGACCTCCGTGCACGGGGTGCGCGCCTTTCCGTCCGTGCGGGACCTGCCGGAGGCGCCCGAGCTCGCGATCGTCGCGGTTCCCGCCGAAGGGGTGCTGGAGGTCGCCCGCGAGGCGCTCACCGCCGGCTCGCGGGCGCTCCTCGTCCTCACGTCCGGGTTCGCCGAGTCGGGGCCCGCCGGCGCCGCCCGGCAGGCGGAGCTCGTCGACGTCGTGCGATCGCACGGCGCGCGGCTGATCGGTCCCAACTGCCTCGGCCTGATGAACACCGACCCCGAGGTGCGCCTGAACGCGAGCCTCGCGCCGGAGACGGCGCCCCGCGGACGAATCGGCTTCTTCGCGCATTCCGCCGCGCTCGGGATCGTGATCCTGAACTACGCGGCCGAGCGGGGGCTGGGCTTCTCCACGTTCGTCTCCGCCGGCAACCGCGCGGACGTCTCCGGCAACGACCTCCTGCAGTTCTGGGAGGAGGACCCGTCGACCGACATCGCGGTCCTGTACCTCGAGACCTTCGGGAACGCGCGGCGGTTCGCGCGCATCGCCCGCCGGCTCGCGCATCGCAAGCCCGTGCTGTGCGTCAAGAGCGCGCGGAGCCGCGCCGGGCGCGACGTCGCCCGGGCGCATATCGCGGCGGGAGAGCCCGAGTTCAACGCGGCGCAGAGCGATACGAACGCCGACGTGCTCTTCCGGCAGGCGGGCGTGATTCGCGCCGACACGATCGAGGAGATGTTCGACCTCGCCGTGCTGCTGGCGAACCAGCCGCTTCCGCGGGGAA
- a CDS encoding acetoin utilization protein AcuC codes for MAAVIYHPAYGSYSFGDRHPFSPRRVEMALDLLNGLGHPVSPAAPRPATREDVLAVHEDYYVRRVEALSRGEAVPDAPKYGLGTADTPAFRGMDEAARWHVGGTLEAARAIVEGDERRVVQLGGGLHHAQRNFASGFCVYNDLAIAIQWLTGKGFWVAYVDIDVHHGDGVQQILYDDRRVMTISLHESGKFLFPGSGEVRDLGSGVGRGLKLNLPLEPFTEGRSWLEVFDAVVPAALRHFRPAVIVVQAGADAHYADPLADLMLTTRDYEAVFRRILALADELTAGRVLFTLGGGYSFSAAARIWSILCLLVRDLPIPERLPEEWATRWRDAAGGDLPRALHDPDLPADAVPNREEIARKNRQIAERLLDAARPYWL; via the coding sequence ATGGCCGCGGTGATCTACCACCCCGCCTACGGAAGCTACTCGTTCGGCGATCGGCACCCTTTCAGCCCGCGGCGGGTCGAGATGGCGCTCGACCTGCTGAACGGGCTCGGCCATCCCGTGTCCCCCGCCGCGCCGCGCCCGGCCACGCGCGAAGACGTGCTCGCCGTGCACGAGGACTACTACGTGCGCCGCGTGGAGGCGCTCTCCCGCGGCGAGGCGGTGCCCGACGCGCCGAAGTACGGCCTCGGCACGGCCGACACGCCGGCCTTCCGCGGGATGGACGAGGCCGCGCGGTGGCACGTCGGGGGGACGCTCGAGGCGGCCCGCGCGATCGTCGAGGGGGACGAACGGCGCGTCGTCCAGCTCGGGGGAGGCCTCCATCACGCGCAGCGCAACTTCGCCTCGGGCTTCTGCGTCTACAACGACCTCGCGATCGCGATCCAGTGGCTGACGGGGAAGGGCTTCTGGGTCGCCTACGTCGACATCGACGTGCACCACGGGGACGGCGTCCAGCAGATCCTCTACGACGACCGCCGAGTCATGACGATCAGCCTCCATGAATCGGGGAAATTCCTCTTCCCCGGGAGCGGCGAGGTCCGCGACCTCGGCTCCGGCGTCGGGCGAGGGCTGAAGCTCAATCTGCCGCTCGAGCCGTTCACGGAAGGGAGGAGCTGGCTCGAGGTCTTCGACGCCGTCGTGCCGGCCGCGCTCCGTCACTTCCGCCCGGCAGTGATCGTCGTCCAGGCGGGAGCCGACGCCCACTATGCCGATCCGCTCGCCGACCTGATGCTCACGACGCGCGACTACGAGGCGGTCTTCCGGCGGATCCTCGCGCTGGCCGACGAGCTGACGGCGGGCCGCGTGCTCTTCACCCTCGGAGGGGGGTATTCCTTCTCGGCGGCCGCCCGGATCTGGTCGATCCTCTGTCTCCTCGTGCGCGACCTCCCGATCCCCGAACGGCTTCCCGAAGAGTGGGCGACACGCTGGCGCGACGCGGCCGGAGGCGATCTGCCGCGCGCTCTCCACGACCCCGATCTTCCTGCCGACGCCGTTCCCAACCGGGAGGAGATCGCCCGGAAGAATCGCCAGATCGCCGAAAGGCTGCTCGATGCGGCGCGCCCGTACTGGCTCTAG
- a CDS encoding CBS and ACT domain-containing protein has product MLVRDIMSSPVAAVPPETTLEDGYRMMREKGIRHLLVFDGERVVGVVTDRDLRLATSALVPSPFPPGSRVDSVMVRDPLTASPSDPVEDAARVMRERKIGCLPVMDENDRLVGIITGVDLLDALLRMTGVDKPSGRLEVRLPDLPGELARLTSFFASRNLNVLSVLTYPEGPERVRTVLRVGSIETRLLAGELRRAGFDVVWPPEKPWPR; this is encoded by the coding sequence ATGCTGGTCCGGGACATCATGAGCAGTCCGGTCGCCGCCGTCCCGCCGGAAACCACGCTCGAGGACGGGTATCGGATGATGCGCGAGAAGGGGATCCGCCACCTCCTCGTGTTCGACGGCGAGCGCGTCGTCGGCGTCGTGACGGACCGGGACCTGAGGCTCGCGACGAGCGCCCTCGTCCCCTCGCCGTTCCCGCCCGGCAGCCGGGTCGACTCGGTGATGGTCCGCGATCCGCTGACCGCCTCTCCCTCCGACCCGGTGGAGGACGCCGCGCGCGTCATGCGCGAACGCAAGATCGGGTGCCTGCCGGTGATGGACGAGAACGACCGGCTCGTCGGGATCATCACGGGCGTGGACCTCCTCGACGCTCTCCTGCGGATGACCGGCGTCGACAAGCCGTCGGGCCGTCTCGAGGTCCGGCTGCCGGACCTTCCGGGAGAGCTGGCGCGGCTGACGAGCTTCTTCGCCAGCCGGAACCTGAACGTCCTTTCCGTCCTGACCTACCCCGAAGGCCCGGAGCGGGTCCGGACGGTCCTGCGGGTCGGCTCGATCGAGACGCGCCTCCTCGCCGGGGAGCTGCGGCGCGCCGGGTTCGACGTCGTGTGGCCGCCCGAGAAGCCATGGCCGCGGTGA
- a CDS encoding carbohydrate ABC transporter permease — protein sequence MIGGLRARRAAATGVRWGTLAVFGILLAFPFYWMLITSFKRTGDLYDLKNNPFIFNQPPTLEHLKYLFRETLFLRWLGNTAFAGLCVVAITVLLAAPAAYALARLTGRWGERLGIGIFLTYLVPPTLLFIPLSRIVAWLGLQDTLGAIIVVYPSFTIPFSTWLLMGFFKSIPRELEDAAMVDGLTRFQVFVKLVIPVSVSGILTVVIFSFTLVMQEFVYALTFISSAAHQTVGVGVPIYLVRGDVYYWGSLMAACLIATLPIAVLYNVFLDRFIAGFTVGSVK from the coding sequence GTGATCGGCGGGCTGCGGGCGAGGCGGGCGGCCGCGACCGGCGTCCGGTGGGGGACGCTCGCGGTCTTCGGGATCCTCCTGGCGTTCCCGTTCTACTGGATGCTGATCACGTCGTTCAAGAGGACGGGGGACCTCTACGACCTGAAGAACAACCCGTTCATCTTCAACCAGCCGCCGACGCTCGAGCACCTCAAGTACCTCTTTCGGGAGACGCTGTTCCTCCGCTGGCTCGGCAACACCGCCTTCGCGGGACTCTGCGTCGTGGCGATCACCGTGCTGCTCGCGGCGCCCGCCGCCTACGCCCTGGCGCGTCTGACGGGGCGGTGGGGGGAGCGGCTCGGGATCGGGATCTTCCTGACCTACCTCGTGCCGCCGACGCTCCTCTTCATCCCGCTTTCGCGGATCGTCGCGTGGCTCGGGCTCCAGGACACGCTCGGCGCGATCATCGTCGTCTATCCGAGCTTCACGATCCCGTTCTCGACGTGGCTCCTCATGGGGTTCTTCAAGTCGATTCCCCGCGAGCTCGAGGACGCCGCGATGGTGGACGGGCTGACGCGATTCCAGGTGTTCGTCAAGCTCGTGATCCCGGTCTCGGTCTCGGGCATCCTGACGGTCGTGATCTTCAGCTTCACCCTCGTGATGCAGGAATTCGTGTACGCGCTGACGTTCATCTCGTCGGCCGCGCACCAGACCGTCGGCGTGGGCGTTCCGATCTACCTGGTCCGCGGCGACGTCTACTACTGGGGGTCGCTCATGGCGGCCTGCCTGATCGCGACCCTGCCGATCGCGGTGCTGTACAACGTCTTCCTCGACCGGTTCATCGCCGGGTTCACGGTCGGCTCGGTGAAGTGA
- a CDS encoding sugar ABC transporter permease encodes MEGAAGVSRKRQRWLGPAMLLPAMLYVLALVGVPFVLAFLYSVGDVKVGSRGYHFVGLRNIRSVLQNPAFLTALRNSFVFTVASQVLVLVGATILALALKDAFRGRHFVRFLILLPWVAPVSIGSIGWKWILDSLYSVINWVLVRLHLVNAFSPPMWLGEPKLAMLSVILVHTWRMLPFATVIILAGWTAIPKDIPEAAEVDGARFFRRLFQIEIPMMLPIINVAVLFGVVFTFTDMTVIYILTRGGPYDTTQVVPSLAFFTGILGGDLAEGAAISIFLVPLLVVIAWLMLRTARRAEVT; translated from the coding sequence ATGGAAGGCGCCGCCGGGGTGAGTCGCAAGCGCCAGCGCTGGCTCGGCCCGGCGATGCTCCTCCCCGCGATGCTGTACGTCCTCGCGCTCGTGGGCGTTCCCTTCGTCCTCGCGTTCCTCTACAGCGTCGGCGACGTCAAGGTCGGAAGCCGCGGATACCATTTCGTCGGGCTCCGCAACATCCGGTCCGTGCTCCAGAACCCCGCCTTCCTGACGGCGCTCCGGAACTCGTTCGTCTTCACGGTCGCGTCGCAGGTCCTGGTGCTGGTCGGCGCGACGATCCTGGCGCTCGCGCTGAAGGACGCCTTTCGCGGCCGCCACTTCGTGCGCTTCCTGATCCTCCTTCCCTGGGTGGCTCCCGTGTCGATCGGCTCGATCGGCTGGAAATGGATCCTCGACTCCCTCTACAGCGTGATCAACTGGGTCCTCGTCCGCCTGCACCTCGTCAACGCGTTCTCTCCCCCCATGTGGCTCGGCGAGCCGAAGCTCGCCATGCTCTCGGTGATCCTCGTGCACACCTGGCGGATGCTCCCGTTCGCGACGGTGATCATCCTCGCGGGATGGACCGCGATTCCGAAGGACATCCCCGAGGCGGCGGAAGTCGACGGGGCGAGATTCTTCCGGCGCCTCTTCCAGATCGAGATCCCGATGATGCTCCCGATCATCAACGTCGCGGTCCTCTTCGGGGTCGTCTTCACGTTCACCGACATGACCGTGATCTACATCCTCACCCGCGGCGGCCCGTACGACACGACGCAGGTCGTCCCGTCGCTCGCGTTCTTCACGGGCATCCTCGGCGGCGACCTCGCCGAGGGGGCGGCCATCTCGATTTTCCTCGTCCCGCTCCTCGTCGTCATCGCCTGGCTGATGCTCCGGACCGCGCGGCGCGCGGAAGTGACGTGA